A single genomic interval of Peromyscus leucopus breed LL Stock chromosome 7, UCI_PerLeu_2.1, whole genome shotgun sequence harbors:
- the Pxylp1 gene encoding 2-phosphoxylose phosphatase 1 isoform X2 produces the protein MDILAVLLLLVHLIPVSTTKNGGSSKSRKRIMPDPVTEPPTVDPVYEALLYCNIPSVAERSMEGHAPHHYKLVSVHVFIRHGDRYPLYAIPKTKRPEIDCTLVASRKPYHPKLEAFVSHMSKGSGASFESPLNSLPLYPNHPLCEMGELTQTGIVQHLQNGQLLRDIYLRKHKLLPNDWSSEQLYLETTGKSRTLQSGLALLYGFLPDFDWKKVYFKHQPSALFCSGSCYCPLRNQYLEKEQRRQYLLRLKNSELERTYGEMAKIVDIPTKQLRAANPIDSMLCHFCHNVSFPCSRSGCLGMEHFKVIKTHQIEDERERHEKPLYFGYSLLGAHPILNQTVNRMQRAAAGWKDELFTLYSAHDVTLSPVLSALGLLEARFPRFAARLIFELWQDRQKPSEHSVRILYNGADVTFHTSFCHDFHKHSPKPMCPLENLVRFVKRDMFVALDGSSTNYYDACHGEGA, from the exons ATGGACATCCTTGCTGTTCTTCTCCTTCTAG TCCACCTGATCCCAGTGTCCACAACCAAGAATGGAGGAAGCAGCAAGAGTCGGAAGAGGATCATGCCTGACCCAGTGACGGAGCCCCCCACGGTAGACCCCGTTTATGAAGCTCTTCTGTACTGCAACATTCCGAGTGTGGCCGAGCGCAGCATGGAAG GTCACGCTCCCCATCATTATAAGCTGGTCTCGGTTCACGTGTTCATTCGCCATGGGGACAGGTACCCACTGTATGCCATTCCCAAAACAAAGCGACCAGAAATTGACTGCACTCTAGTGGCTAGCAG GAAACCCTATCACCCTAAACTGGAAGCTTTCGTTAGTCACATGTCAAAAGGATCCGGAGCCTCTTTTGAAAGCCCCTTAAATTCCCTGCCTCTTTACCCTAACCATCCTCTGTGTGAGATGGGAGAGCTCACGCAGACAG GAATCGTGCAGCATCTGCAGAATGGCCAGCTGCTGAGGGACATCTACCTGAGGAAACACAAGCTTCTGCCCAACGACTGGTCCTCAGAGCAGCTTTACCTAGAGACCACTGGGAAGAGCCGCACCCTCCAGAGCGGGCTAGCCTTGCTCTATGGCTTCCTCCCAGACTTTGACTGGAAGAAGGTATATTTCAAGCACCAGCCAAGTGCCCTGTTCTGTTCTGGAAGCTGCTACTGCCCACTGAGAAACCAGTATCTGGAGAAGGAGCAGCGACGGCAGTACCTCCTGCGTCTGAAGAACAGTGAGCTGGAGAGGACCTACGGGGAGATGGCCAAGATTGTGGACATCCCCACCAAGCAGCTCCGGGCGGCCAACCCCATTGACTCCATGCTCTGCCACTTCTGCCACAACGTCAGCTTCCCCTGCAGCAGAAGCGGCTGCCTCGGCATGGAGCACTTCAAGGTGATCAAGACGCACCAGATAGAGGATGAGCGTGAGAGGCATGAGAAGCCCCTGTACTTTGGGTATTCGCTACTCGGGGCACACCCCATCCTGAATCAGACGGTCAACCGGATGCAGCGTGCTGCTGCAGGCTGGAAGGACGAGCTGTTCACGCTCTATTCGGCTCACGACGTCACTCTGTCCCCAGTCCTCAGTGCCTTGGGGCTTTTGGAAGCCAGGTTCCCAAGGTTCGCCGCCAGGCTGATCTTTGAGCTCTGGCAAGACCGTCAAAAGCCCAGTGAACATTCTGTTCGGATTCTTTATAATGGGGCTGACGTCACCTTCCACACCTCCTTCTGCCACGACTTCCACAAGCATTCTCCCAAACCCATGTGTCCTCTTGAGAACTTGGTTCGCTTTGTCAAAAGGGATATgtttgtagccctggatggcaGTAGCACTAATTATTACGACGCGTGTCATGGGGAAGGGGCCTAA
- the Pxylp1 gene encoding 2-phosphoxylose phosphatase 1 isoform X1, with translation MLYRNRFLVLLALAGLLAFLSLSLQFFHLIPVSTTKNGGSSKSRKRIMPDPVTEPPTVDPVYEALLYCNIPSVAERSMEGHAPHHYKLVSVHVFIRHGDRYPLYAIPKTKRPEIDCTLVASRKPYHPKLEAFVSHMSKGSGASFESPLNSLPLYPNHPLCEMGELTQTGIVQHLQNGQLLRDIYLRKHKLLPNDWSSEQLYLETTGKSRTLQSGLALLYGFLPDFDWKKVYFKHQPSALFCSGSCYCPLRNQYLEKEQRRQYLLRLKNSELERTYGEMAKIVDIPTKQLRAANPIDSMLCHFCHNVSFPCSRSGCLGMEHFKVIKTHQIEDERERHEKPLYFGYSLLGAHPILNQTVNRMQRAAAGWKDELFTLYSAHDVTLSPVLSALGLLEARFPRFAARLIFELWQDRQKPSEHSVRILYNGADVTFHTSFCHDFHKHSPKPMCPLENLVRFVKRDMFVALDGSSTNYYDACHGEGA, from the exons ATGCTTTACCGCAATCGCTTCCTGGTGCTGCTGGCCCTGGCTGGGCTGCTGGCCTTCCTGAGCCTCAGCCTGCAGTTCT TCCACCTGATCCCAGTGTCCACAACCAAGAATGGAGGAAGCAGCAAGAGTCGGAAGAGGATCATGCCTGACCCAGTGACGGAGCCCCCCACGGTAGACCCCGTTTATGAAGCTCTTCTGTACTGCAACATTCCGAGTGTGGCCGAGCGCAGCATGGAAG GTCACGCTCCCCATCATTATAAGCTGGTCTCGGTTCACGTGTTCATTCGCCATGGGGACAGGTACCCACTGTATGCCATTCCCAAAACAAAGCGACCAGAAATTGACTGCACTCTAGTGGCTAGCAG GAAACCCTATCACCCTAAACTGGAAGCTTTCGTTAGTCACATGTCAAAAGGATCCGGAGCCTCTTTTGAAAGCCCCTTAAATTCCCTGCCTCTTTACCCTAACCATCCTCTGTGTGAGATGGGAGAGCTCACGCAGACAG GAATCGTGCAGCATCTGCAGAATGGCCAGCTGCTGAGGGACATCTACCTGAGGAAACACAAGCTTCTGCCCAACGACTGGTCCTCAGAGCAGCTTTACCTAGAGACCACTGGGAAGAGCCGCACCCTCCAGAGCGGGCTAGCCTTGCTCTATGGCTTCCTCCCAGACTTTGACTGGAAGAAGGTATATTTCAAGCACCAGCCAAGTGCCCTGTTCTGTTCTGGAAGCTGCTACTGCCCACTGAGAAACCAGTATCTGGAGAAGGAGCAGCGACGGCAGTACCTCCTGCGTCTGAAGAACAGTGAGCTGGAGAGGACCTACGGGGAGATGGCCAAGATTGTGGACATCCCCACCAAGCAGCTCCGGGCGGCCAACCCCATTGACTCCATGCTCTGCCACTTCTGCCACAACGTCAGCTTCCCCTGCAGCAGAAGCGGCTGCCTCGGCATGGAGCACTTCAAGGTGATCAAGACGCACCAGATAGAGGATGAGCGTGAGAGGCATGAGAAGCCCCTGTACTTTGGGTATTCGCTACTCGGGGCACACCCCATCCTGAATCAGACGGTCAACCGGATGCAGCGTGCTGCTGCAGGCTGGAAGGACGAGCTGTTCACGCTCTATTCGGCTCACGACGTCACTCTGTCCCCAGTCCTCAGTGCCTTGGGGCTTTTGGAAGCCAGGTTCCCAAGGTTCGCCGCCAGGCTGATCTTTGAGCTCTGGCAAGACCGTCAAAAGCCCAGTGAACATTCTGTTCGGATTCTTTATAATGGGGCTGACGTCACCTTCCACACCTCCTTCTGCCACGACTTCCACAAGCATTCTCCCAAACCCATGTGTCCTCTTGAGAACTTGGTTCGCTTTGTCAAAAGGGATATgtttgtagccctggatggcaGTAGCACTAATTATTACGACGCGTGTCATGGGGAAGGGGCCTAA